The sequence below is a genomic window from Nitrobacter winogradskyi Nb-255.
TTCACTTCGGATGAGATCGAGAAACTGCAAGCCGAGGTCGCGCGCAAGCTCGGCTACCGGCTGGTCGATCATCGGCTCGAACTCTATTGCGTGCCGATGGATGACGAATAAGTCGCGGGTGCCTGTCGAAATGCCGGAAAGCCGCATGCCGCCGCGCAAGCTGCACATCAAATCCTACGGTTGCCAGATGAACGTCTACGACGCCCAGCGCATGGCGGACACGCTGGCGGTCGAAGGATATGTCGAGACCACCAGCGCCGAGGACGCCGACCTCGTCATTCTCAACACCTGCCACATTCGCGAGAAGGCGTCCGAGAAGGTCTATTCCGAGCTCGGCCGCCTGCGCGCAGCCAAGGATCAGGCGGCGCGTGATGGCCGCGGCATGAACATCGTGGTCGCCGGCTGCGTCGCGCAGGCCGAAGGCGAGGAGATCATCAGGCGCGCGCCCATGGTCGATGTGGTGGTGGGTCCGCAGAGCTATCATCATCTGCCGCAACTGCTCGCGCGCGCAAAGACCTGTGGCCGTGCGCTGGAGACCGAGTTTCCGGTCGCGGACAAGTTCGGCTTCCTGCCGCAGCCGTCGCGGCAGGCGATCCGTTCCCGTGGCATCTCGGCGTTCGTGACGGTGCAGGAAGGCTGCGACAAATTCTGCACCTTCTGCGTCGTGCCTTATACCCGCGGCGCCGAGGCGTCGCGGCCGGTGGCGAAGGTCGTCGAAGACGTGCGGCGCCTGGCGGACAACGGCGTTCGCGAGATCACCCTCATCGGACAGAACGTCAACGCCTATCACGGCGAGGGTCCCGACGGGCGGCCCTGGCCGTTCGGCAAGCTGCTGTATCGTCTCGCCGGGATTCCAGGCATCGTCCGGCTGCGTTACTCGACCAGCC
It includes:
- the miaB gene encoding tRNA (N6-isopentenyl adenosine(37)-C2)-methylthiotransferase MiaB, with protein sequence MPESRMPPRKLHIKSYGCQMNVYDAQRMADTLAVEGYVETTSAEDADLVILNTCHIREKASEKVYSELGRLRAAKDQAARDGRGMNIVVAGCVAQAEGEEIIRRAPMVDVVVGPQSYHHLPQLLARAKTCGRALETEFPVADKFGFLPQPSRQAIRSRGISAFVTVQEGCDKFCTFCVVPYTRGAEASRPVAKVVEDVRRLADNGVREITLIGQNVNAYHGEGPDGRPWPFGKLLYRLAGIPGIVRLRYSTSHPRDVEDTLIDAHRDLDALMPFVHLPVQSGSDRILAAMNRRHTADDYRRVIDRFRQARPDIAFSSDFIVGFPGETEEDFAATLALVGQIGYAAAYSFKYSPRPGTPAADMQETVSTADMDQRLVQLQNLIDSQQSAFNRTALGRTIDVLFDRAGRKPGQIVGRTAYLQPAHVEASDAIIGQVLPVTVASLERYSLFGTLASKPTSGEPSNHAATGGAQFQTTAGA